A single Triticum dicoccoides isolate Atlit2015 ecotype Zavitan chromosome 2A, WEW_v2.0, whole genome shotgun sequence DNA region contains:
- the LOC119356053 gene encoding lipid phosphate phosphatase gamma-like yields MSGAGEYQEMAASVPPALKAITLTHVRYHRGDRVGLFLAWVSLIPVFISLGGFISHFMFRRELQGICFALGLLVSQVLNELIKHSVAQSRPASCELLETCDSHGWPSSHAQYTFFFATYLSLFVLRRSPASRVMAAFSWPLAFLTMLSRVYLGYHTVPQVFAGAVVGLVFGAIWYWFANTILAQYFPMIEESAIGRWFYIKDTSHIQDVLKFEYDNARVARKKVATD; encoded by the exons ATGTCCGGGGCCGGGGAGTACCAGGAGATGGCCGCGTCGGTGCCGCCGGCGCTCAAGGCCATCACGCTCACCCACGTCCGCTACCACCGGGGCGACAGGGTTGGCCTCTTCCTCGCGTGGGTCTCCCTAATCCCCGTCTTCATCAGCCTCGGCGGCTTCATCTCCCACTTCATGTTCCGCCGCGAGCTGCAGGGCATCTGCTTCGCCTTGGGGCTCCTCGTCTCGCAGGTCCTCAACGagctcatcaagcactccgtcgcgCAGTCCCGCCCGGCCTCGTGCGAGCTGCTCGAGACCTGCGACTCCCACGGGTGGCCGTCCAGCCACGCGCAGTACACCTTCTTCTTCGCCACCTACCTCTCGCTCTTCGTGCTCCGGCGGTCGCCGGCGAGCCGCGTCATGGCCGCCTTCTCATGGCCTCTCGCGTTCCTCACCATGCTCTCCAGGGTGTATCTCGGCTACCACACCGTCCCGCAG GTTTTCGCGGGAGCAGTAGTCGGCCTTGTATTTGGTGCTATCTGGTACTGGTTCGCCAACACCATTCTTGCTCAATACTTCCCAATGATTGAGGAGAGCGCAATTGGGAGGTGGTTTTATATCAAGGATACTTCACATATTCAAGATGTGCTCAAGTTTGAGTATGATAATGCAAGGGTAGCAAGGAAGAAAGTTGCTACTGATTGA